Proteins from a single region of Ziziphus jujuba cultivar Dongzao chromosome 1, ASM3175591v1:
- the LOC107420379 gene encoding beta-glucosidase 45: MEFSWRLYHLHVFELCVSILMVVSCKCNPISMKGSTAASSPFPSDFLFGTASSSYQFEGAFLTDGKGLNNWDVFTHDKPGSIMDGSNGDIAVDQYHRYPEDLHLMKDMGVNAYRFSISWARILPQGRFGNISQTGVEHYNKFIHALLNLGIQPFVTLTHYDIPQELEERYGAWLSPGVQEDFKHYADICFKSFGDRVRYWATFNEPNVVAIHGYRLGIYPPLRCSGLYGNCSSGDSETEPFIAAHNMILSHAAAVDIYRTKYQKTQRGSIGIVMNAIWYEPISNSLEDKLAAERAQSFFMNWFLDPIIHGKYPKEVQEIIGNDLPVFTEYDLEKLKSGLDFIGINHYTSFYAKDCIFSTCEGTGASKTEGFVSRTAKKDGIYIGEPTEVDWLYVYPPGLEKTVTYIKERYNNTPMFITENGYGQMEKSNSTNDDFLNDFKRVDYMRRYLKALATTIRKGADVRGYFAWSLLDNFEWLYGYTTRFGLFHVDYANLNRTPKLSAAWFRHFLAKHKAKSFTARA; this comes from the exons aTGGAGTTTTCATGGCGGCTTTATCATCTCCATGTGTTTGAGCTGTGTGTTTCAATTTTGATGGTTGTGTCATGCAAATGCAATCCCATATCTATGAAAGGAAGCACAGCAGCTTCATCCCCATTCCCATCCGACTTCCTCTTTGGAACTGCATCTTCTTCTTATCAG TTTGAAGGGGCTTTTCTGACTGATGGCAAAGGCCTGAACAATTGGGATGTTTTTACTCATGATAAACCTG GCAGTATCATGGATGGAAGTAATGGAGATATTGCCGTTGACCAGTACCACCGTTATCCG GAAGATCTGCATCTCATGAAAGATATGGGAGTCAATGCCTATCGTTTCTCTATATCATGGGCGAGAATTTTACCCC AAGGAAGATTTGGGAACATAAGTCAAACTGGCGTTGAGCATTATAACAAGTTCATTCATGCTCTTTTGAATTTAG GGATTCAGCCCTTTGTGACTTTGACTCACTATGACATCCCTCAGGAACTTGAAGAAAGATATGGAGCATGGCTAAGTCCTGGAGTGCA GGAGGATTTCAAACACTATGCAGACATATGCTTTAAATCATTTGGAGACCGAGTAAGGTACTGGGCCACCTTTAACGAGCCCAATGTTGTAGCAATTCATGGTTATAGGTTGGGGATTTATCCACCATTGCGTTGCTCTGGCCTATATGGGAATTGTAGTAGTGGAGATTCTGAGACCGAGCCTTTTATTGCAGCTCACAACATGATCCTATCCCATGCAGCTGCAGTGGATATCTATCGGACCAAATATCAg AAAACACAAAGAGGAAGCATCGGAATTGTCATGAATGCTATTTGGTATGAACCAATCAGCAACTCCTTAGAAGACAAATTAGCAGCTGAGAGGGCTCAGTCTTTCTTTATGAACTG GTTCCTAGACCCAATCATACACGGAAAATATCCTAAAGAAGTCCAAGAAATTATAGGAAATGACCTGCCTGTATTTACAGAATATGATTTAGAGAAGCTGAAGAGTGGATTGGATTTCATTGGCATAAATCACTATACAAGTTTTTATGCAAAGGACTGTATATTTTCTACATGTGAAGGAACAGGAGCTTCTAAGACAGAAGGTTTTGTTTCACGGACAGCAAAAAAAGATGGAATCTACATCGGAGAACCG ACTGAAGTTGATTGGTTATATGTTTATCCCCCAGGATTGGAAAAAACAGTAACATACATAAAAGAGCGATACAACAACACACCAATGTTCATTACTGAAAATG GGTATGGTCAGATGGAAAAATCAAATTCCACCAATGACGATTTTCTGAATGATTTCAAAAGGGTGGATTACATGAGGCGCTACCTAAAGGCTCTAGCAACTACAATAAG aaaagGAGCAGATGTAAGAGGCTATTTTGCATGGTCATTGCTTGACAACTTCGAGTGGTTATATGGGTACACCACCAGATTTGGACTTTTCCATGTCGATTATGCCAACCTCAACAGGACTCCAAAACTATCAGCTGCTTGGTTCAGACACTTCCTTGCTAAGCACAAGGCCAAAAGTTTCACTGCCAGGGCATAA
- the LOC107420411 gene encoding glucose-6-phosphate/phosphate translocator 2, chloroplastic, with protein MISLRASSFTPSGFSNRRYSVPKPQFSSLPIIQNAQQSESNSFSSQTPLYISSTKNFALVPKTQKLLTECKVYEADRSQPLEINIELPDQQATFEAAQKFKIGLYFATWWALNVVFNIYNKKVLNAFPYPWLTSTLSLAAGSLMMLISWATRIAEAPKTDMDFWKSLFPVAVAHTIGHVAATVSMSKVAVSFTHIIKSGEPAFSVLVSRFLLGEAFPLPVYLSLIPIIGGCALSAVTELNFNMTGFMGAMISNLAFVFRNIFSKKGMKGKSVSGMNYYACLSMLSLLILTPFAIAVEGPKMWMAGWDKALSQIGPHFVWWVVAQSVFYHLYNQVSYMSLDQISPLTFSVGNTMKRISVIVSSIIIFHTPVQPINALGAAIAILGTFLYSQSKQ; from the exons ATGATCTCTCTTAGAGCTTCATCATTCACGCCCTCAGGTTTCTCTAACCGGAGGTATTCGGTTCCTAAGCCTCAGTTTTCTTCACTACCCATTATTCAGAATGCACAACAAAGCGAAAGCAACTCCTTCTCTTCCCAAACACCTCTTTACATTTCTTCCACTAAGAATTTTGCATTGGTACCCAAAACCCAGAAGCTTTTGACCGAGTGCAAGGTCTATGAGGCAGACCGTTCGCAGCCATTGGAAATCAACATCGAATTGCCGGACCAGCAGGCTACGTTTGAGGCTGCTCAGAAGTTTAAAATTGGCTTGTATTTTGCAACTTGGTGGGCTCTGAACGTCGTGTTCAATATATACAACAAGAAAGTTTTGAACGCTTTTCCATATCCATGGCTCACTTCCACTCTCTCACTTGCTGCTGGTTCGCTTATGATGCTCATTTCATGGGCTACCAGAATCGCTGAAGCCCCAAAAACGGATATGGACTTTTGGAAATCCCTGTTCCCA GTAGCTGTGGCACATACAATCGGTCATGTAGCAGCGACAGTTAGCATGTCAAAAGTTGCAGTGTCTTTCACACATATCATTAAGAGCGGTGAGCCTGCTTTCAGTGTATTGGTTTCGAGGTTTCTATTAGGCGAAGCCTTTCCGCTTCCTGTTTACCTCTCACTCATTCCAATCATCGGCGGTTGCGCGCTCTCTGCTGTCACCGAACTCAATTTCAACATGACTG GATTTATGGGGGCGATGATATCGAACTTGGCGTTTGTGTTTCGGAACATATTTTCGAAGAAAGGGATGAAAGGGAAATCTGTTAGCGGGATGAACTACTATGCTTGTCTGTCGATGTTGTCTCTATTGATTCTTACACCATTTGCCATTGCCGTGGAGGGCCCCAAGATGTGGATGGCTGGTTGGGATAAAGCTCTCTCCCAAATTGGTCCCCATTTCGTCTG GTGGGTTGTAGCTCAGAGTGTGTTCTACCACTTGTACAACCAGGTCTCATACATGTCGCTCGATCAGATATCTCCATTGACGTTCAGTGTAGGAAACACCATGAAACGGATTTCGGTCATAGTTTCCTCCATCATCATCTTTCACACTCCTGTTCAACCAATCAATGCTCTCGGAGCAGCCATTGCTATCCTCGGCACCTTCCTTTACTCGCAG TCCAAGCAGTAA